One Sporomusaceae bacterium ACPt DNA window includes the following coding sequences:
- the xre gene encoding HTH-type transcriptional regulator Xre yields the protein MDKPLYAVRLAELRNGKGFTQQQVADMTGLSRARLNNYEQGVREPDLDTVTKLADFLGVSVDYLLGRDKPAPTAPSEDLELIELARKLKSLPEKDRKVVETIIKLNELADEQAPAGK from the coding sequence ATGGATAAACCGTTGTATGCAGTTCGTCTTGCTGAACTAAGAAATGGTAAAGGTTTTACACAACAGCAGGTTGCCGATATGACCGGTCTTTCACGCGCCAGACTTAATAATTATGAGCAAGGTGTGCGTGAACCTGATTTAGATACAGTAACAAAACTGGCCGACTTCTTGGGCGTTTCGGTGGACTACCTTCTTGGCCGGGACAAGCCAGCTCCCACCGCCCCCAGCGAAGACTTAGAACTAATAGAACTTGCCCGCAAACTAAAAAGCCTTCCGGAAAAAGACCGGAAAGTTGTTGAAACCATTATCAAGCTAAACGAACTGGCCGACGAGCAGGCCCCCGCGGGGAAGTAA
- the cpoB gene encoding Cell division coordinator CpoB: MHKDTGCNETTCGSSCDCGCSGCGGSEKNQFSERMQALYDQGKTTEILAECNKVLHETPENSDGYFWRGVVAAVAGNFDQALADYNKAIDLNPKKAAYYTYRGSAYAMTDDTANAVVDYSKAMLYDPANWLNYANRGVMYLNKNMYEHAIDDFTKAIELEPEDMGSYVNRGDAFAARNLFSVAIADYNKVLEQYPEETGVLIKRGQAYYELGMNEEALRDYNKIIELEPDNITAVAIRASIYLGQGKLDEAIADFTRAIELDPRDSRPYFFRGVAEVANKDYPAAIADFDRSTTLNPDNTLAYYNKALCCEMQHRNDEAIAAYNEFISRANPESTEARHANERLKALDNTPGGTQIQ, translated from the coding sequence ATGCATAAAGATACCGGTTGCAATGAAACGACATGCGGATCGTCCTGTGATTGCGGGTGCTCAGGCTGCGGCGGCTCGGAGAAAAACCAGTTTAGCGAGCGTATGCAGGCTCTTTACGACCAGGGGAAAACGACCGAAATTTTGGCGGAGTGCAATAAAGTCTTACATGAAACTCCCGAAAATAGCGATGGCTATTTCTGGCGCGGTGTAGTAGCTGCAGTTGCCGGCAACTTTGACCAGGCGCTGGCTGATTATAACAAAGCTATTGACCTAAACCCGAAAAAGGCCGCGTATTATACTTACCGCGGCAGTGCTTACGCCATGACGGACGATACAGCCAACGCCGTCGTGGATTATTCTAAGGCCATGCTGTATGACCCTGCCAATTGGCTTAACTATGCCAATCGCGGTGTGATGTACCTTAATAAAAACATGTACGAGCATGCCATTGATGATTTTACCAAAGCCATCGAGCTGGAGCCTGAAGACATGGGTTCCTATGTTAACCGGGGCGACGCATTTGCTGCCCGGAACTTATTTTCAGTAGCTATTGCCGACTACAACAAAGTACTGGAACAATACCCGGAAGAAACGGGGGTACTTATTAAGCGGGGCCAAGCCTACTATGAACTGGGCATGAATGAGGAAGCTTTGCGTGATTACAATAAAATTATTGAACTTGAACCGGACAACATTACTGCGGTTGCCATTCGCGCCTCTATTTATCTTGGCCAAGGCAAACTCGATGAGGCTATTGCCGATTTCACCCGGGCTATTGAGCTTGACCCGCGCGATTCCCGGCCGTATTTTTTCCGGGGTGTAGCCGAAGTAGCTAACAAGGATTATCCTGCAGCCATTGCTGATTTTGACCGTTCGACCACGCTTAACCCTGACAACACTCTTGCCTATTATAACAAGGCTCTGTGTTGCGAAATGCAACACCGTAATGATGAGGCGATTGCCGCGTATAATGAGTTTATATCCAGGGCCAATCCGGAATCAACCGAGGCCAGGCATGCCAATGAGCGCCTTAAGGCGCTTGACAATACACCGGGCGGAACACAAATTCAGTAA
- the serS gene encoding Serine--tRNA ligase → MLDIKFVRDNPEKVEQALKNRGAAIGLGEFISLEKERRELLAEVEALKNKRNTVSQEISRKKKAGENADEMIVEMREVGNRIAAMDAKVKETEAALSDIIMSIPNVPHESVPVGKDEQDNKEVRRWGAPREFAFEPLPHWEIGEKLGILDFERGGKVTGARFTFYKGLGSRLERSLINFMLDLHTKEHGYTEFFPPFIVNEASMIGTGQLPKFAQDMFKLEGLDYYLIPTAEVPVTNLHRQEILDAKDLPLYYTAYSACFRAEAGAAGRDTRGLIRQHQFNKVEMVKFCLPEESYNELEKLTLNAERVLQLLGLPYRTVLLCTGDMGFSSAKTYDLEVWLPSFNTYREISSCSNFEDFQARRAEIKFRREAKAKPEFVHTLNGSGVAIGRTVAAILENYQQEDGSVVVPEVLRPYMGVDVIK, encoded by the coding sequence ATGTTGGACATTAAATTTGTACGGGATAACCCCGAAAAAGTTGAACAGGCGCTCAAAAACCGGGGAGCAGCTATAGGCTTGGGCGAATTTATCAGCCTGGAAAAAGAACGGCGTGAATTGCTTGCCGAGGTAGAGGCACTGAAAAACAAGCGCAATACAGTATCCCAGGAAATCAGCAGGAAGAAAAAAGCAGGGGAAAATGCCGACGAGATGATTGTTGAAATGCGTGAGGTCGGTAACCGTATTGCCGCCATGGATGCCAAAGTCAAGGAAACTGAGGCGGCGCTTAGTGATATCATCATGAGTATTCCCAATGTGCCGCACGAGTCGGTGCCGGTGGGCAAAGACGAGCAGGACAACAAAGAAGTCCGCCGCTGGGGCGCGCCGCGGGAGTTTGCTTTTGAGCCGCTGCCCCACTGGGAAATCGGTGAAAAACTTGGTATTCTTGACTTTGAGCGCGGTGGCAAAGTCACCGGCGCCAGATTCACTTTCTATAAGGGGCTGGGTTCCCGCCTCGAACGGTCACTCATCAATTTCATGCTTGACCTTCATACCAAAGAGCATGGCTATACTGAGTTTTTCCCGCCGTTTATCGTCAACGAGGCCAGCATGATTGGTACCGGCCAACTGCCGAAGTTTGCCCAGGATATGTTTAAACTTGAAGGTCTGGACTATTATCTTATTCCCACTGCCGAAGTGCCGGTTACTAATCTTCACCGTCAGGAAATTCTTGATGCCAAAGACCTGCCACTCTATTATACTGCTTACAGTGCCTGTTTCCGGGCCGAAGCCGGCGCAGCCGGGCGTGATACCCGCGGTCTCATTCGCCAGCACCAGTTTAATAAAGTGGAAATGGTTAAATTCTGCCTGCCGGAAGAGTCGTACAACGAGCTGGAAAAGCTGACGCTTAACGCTGAAAGAGTCCTGCAACTGTTAGGACTGCCGTATCGGACTGTGCTGTTGTGCACAGGTGACATGGGCTTTTCCTCAGCCAAGACATATGATCTTGAAGTATGGCTGCCTAGTTTCAACACCTACCGTGAAATTTCTTCGTGCTCCAATTTTGAAGATTTCCAGGCCCGCCGTGCCGAAATCAAGTTCCGCCGCGAAGCCAAAGCCAAGCCGGAATTTGTCCATACCTTAAACGGCTCAGGGGTGGCCATCGGCCGCACGGTAGCCGCAATTCTGGAAAACTATCAGCAAGAAGACGGATCAGTGGTCGTGCCGGAGGTTTTGCGGCCGTATATGGGTGTCGATGTTATAAAATAA
- the trxB gene encoding Thioredoxin reductase yields the protein MADDTKFDIAVIGGGPAGLSATLTGRIRNKSIALFEHLDFSQKLQKAHLVDNYLGLPEVTGKGLMQHFAGHALAHRPKLIKEKVLNIFPGDKMFTLLTPANTYEVRAIVLATGVVSTLLFAGEREFLGRGVSYCATCDGRMFEGRDVAVISYTQEGEHETAFLGELCRNVYYLPQYKGDFSNFRAPIKVIFAKPKAIAGDGQVEKLVTDQEELKVHGVFIMRQSDPVENLLPGLELDGEVIKVNRDMSTNIPGVFAAGDCTGKPWQIAKATGEGLVAMLSAITYIDK from the coding sequence GTGGCCGACGACACTAAGTTTGACATTGCTGTTATCGGCGGTGGCCCGGCCGGGCTGTCAGCAACCTTGACAGGGCGCATCCGCAACAAAAGTATTGCCTTATTTGAACACCTCGACTTTAGCCAAAAGCTGCAAAAGGCTCACCTGGTAGATAACTACCTGGGGCTGCCGGAAGTTACCGGGAAAGGCCTTATGCAGCATTTTGCCGGACACGCGCTGGCTCACAGACCCAAACTTATTAAAGAAAAGGTACTTAATATTTTTCCCGGAGATAAGATGTTTACGTTACTTACTCCGGCCAACACCTACGAAGTCCGGGCCATCGTCCTGGCAACCGGTGTAGTGAGCACACTGCTGTTTGCCGGCGAGCGGGAATTCCTCGGGCGGGGGGTTAGTTATTGCGCTACCTGTGACGGACGCATGTTTGAAGGGCGGGATGTGGCGGTAATTTCCTATACCCAGGAGGGCGAGCACGAAACGGCGTTTTTGGGCGAACTCTGCCGCAATGTATACTATTTGCCGCAGTATAAAGGCGATTTTAGTAATTTCCGGGCCCCGATCAAGGTTATCTTTGCCAAACCGAAGGCGATTGCCGGTGACGGTCAGGTTGAAAAGCTGGTGACCGACCAGGAAGAGCTTAAAGTGCACGGGGTATTCATTATGCGGCAGTCCGATCCTGTCGAAAACTTGCTGCCAGGCCTTGAACTGGATGGAGAAGTGATTAAAGTTAACCGCGATATGTCTACAAATATTCCTGGAGTATTTGCTGCCGGCGATTGCACCGGTAAACCGTGGCAAATTGCCAAAGCTACCGGCGAAGGGCTTGTTGCCATGCTCAGCGCCATAACCTATATTGATAAATAA
- the udg gene encoding Type-4 uracil-DNA glycosylase — MFSSHSELETALLLCNKCKLCKDKNHGPTSFNGTSDSPLAIVGEGPGGVEDEYGVPLVGPSGQLLDKALASVGITRDKIYTSNTIKCRPLGNRTPTIEEGQFCANHWLDEELRFVQPKVIIALGSVALKYLYGPEKRITKDRGQWFTTKYDIPAIATYHPAYLLRLTGKELVKAKWEVYYDLKAAVEKCQELAPGYDFKSSVPPDLLKLYASRRIDRLGKSIRK; from the coding sequence GTGTTTTCTTCACATTCTGAGCTTGAAACAGCATTGCTACTATGTAACAAATGCAAATTATGCAAAGACAAAAACCACGGTCCAACATCGTTCAATGGCACGTCGGATAGTCCGCTTGCCATTGTTGGGGAAGGGCCGGGCGGAGTGGAGGATGAGTACGGTGTGCCGCTGGTGGGTCCTTCCGGACAGCTTCTTGATAAAGCGTTAGCCAGTGTCGGAATTACAAGAGATAAAATTTACACATCTAATACAATTAAATGCCGCCCATTAGGAAATCGAACCCCTACGATAGAAGAAGGTCAGTTCTGCGCAAATCACTGGCTTGACGAGGAACTTCGCTTTGTTCAGCCCAAAGTCATCATAGCTCTCGGCAGTGTCGCACTGAAGTACTTGTATGGACCGGAAAAACGCATTACCAAGGACCGCGGCCAGTGGTTCACCACCAAATACGACATCCCCGCTATTGCAACCTATCATCCCGCTTATCTTCTGCGACTAACAGGCAAAGAACTGGTAAAAGCCAAATGGGAAGTATATTATGATCTCAAGGCGGCAGTGGAAAAGTGCCAGGAACTTGCTCCCGGATATGATTTTAAATCTTCCGTTCCGCCAGACTTATTAAAACTATACGCCTCGCGGAGAATTGATCGACTAGGCAAAAGTATACGTAAATAA